A window of Drosophila santomea strain STO CAGO 1482 chromosome X, Prin_Dsan_1.1, whole genome shotgun sequence genomic DNA:
AGGTTAAACCGggcaaaacaaacataaaaccGGTAAcagcatatgtatgtaaatgtatatatgtacatatttacaGAGGGGGAAATACATAAGAATCAGCGGTTAAAGAAGAGGAGAAAGCACAAGAGGTGCAATAtaaaaagcacacacaaaacaacacaaaaacaacacacatGCGGCTTTTTTCACGTTAtctttgttttcatttgtattatgctttacatacatatatggatgGAAGAAGCGAAGAAGAGTAGTACATCGACAATTTTACAACCGAAAATTGCGATAATTATTCAGCAAATTTGTCGAACGTACCTATGCATGTACAAAATTTGAatgaaacataaaatataaataaatattggtTTCTTATAGTAATAAAGATTTCGTTTGTGCAATATTGCATTTTAACTAAAATTGCAACACAGCATAAAAACATTGACAATACATaggaaacacaaaaacaaaagcagctgGGAAAGTAAAACATACGTATGTATCTATGTAGGCATTTATGTAGAACAAAAACAATCACATAGGCAGGGAAACACAAGCAACTTTCGAGCTAGAGTTGGTGCAAAGGAGATGGCTATATTGTTTGTGGGGGTTGCAAAGCTTTAACGGTAACAAATTTATGTAGTAGCTTTGGTGttggtgctgttgttgttgcgtgACCTTGAATTTTGACTATAGGGGAGTTTCAATACATGTCCATATCGCTATCCCTTTCACACCCACGCCCATTGACAAACATTTGCAATTTCCAAGACGCAGTACCGTTATATACAGATGCGGTCAAAAAAATGGCGCTAAAGCTAAACATATTATTAATGAAAACCTAGAAACTTCTTTgcaaaattgttaaaataacTTGTTTGTGctcataaaaaaaacaacaaattccGACACAAGCCATTTGAACATAGTATATTGACTTTTGATCTTGTCATTACAATTACTTTGTACTATTGTGAGCATAAAATTTATGGGCATGCCAAAGAGCTTGTTCTATAATTAGTCAAAAACTATTAAATCCAAATAACAAGCAAAATGAACTTGGTAAGAAGGGGTTTTTGTCGGGGAGCCTTCTCGGCTACGTGCCAGACattatgtgtatttattttagttccATGTATTCCACAACCGCGACGcacaataacaaataaatttctggCTGGCGAGAATTCCTTCTTTAAGGCGAGACATGTAAATTATACAAACGAAAGCGATTCCTTACAAAAGTAGCATAGTTCTTTGTATGTTTTCCCAAGAGTCAAGTTTCATAATTGCACCGAAGACTATCCCTTCAACGATTAAATAGCATAttcataaacaaatttattgacGTTCCAGTTGCCAGGGTCCCTTTAATTATACTTtcattttctttaaaattactttaatttttCCAACAACTTACTGCTTTGATGTTAATCAACACCCCATAATCCATATCTACCTGttgccatttatttatagGCAAAAAAGCACGCACCTGGTGCCATAGTACAAAACCCAATCCTCTACAATATCCGTGCTTTGCATTCCAAGGGGATAACGAGGAACGTGTATCGTAGAGAGTTTGAGAACATCGTCAGTATGGAAGTGGAATCGAATAACAAACGCGCCACCAACGGCGGCCGTCACTCCACTCCACCGGCGGAGTCCGATTCCAAGGAGAGTTCCGTCGAGCGGGAGCTGAACGGGGAGATCCAGGCGGTGGAGCTGAATGGGAGTGGTGGTGGCGGTCACTCGAACGGGCATATCAAGAAGCCGCTGCCTATCGAGGACGGCAGGATTAAGCGTAAGGCGAAGCGGCTCATCCAAAGACAGAATAGCTCCGGCGGTAGTCCCAATCAAAccaatggaaatggagctgctgccgctggcgGAGCAAGTGCAATGCCGCTGGCAATCAACGGCATCTTACCGTCGCCCGGTGGCTATGTGGTGCCACATCGCCGCTGGAAGAACAGCCGGCGTTCGCGAAACCTAAATCGTGGTCGCGGACTGCCCAAGAAgggtggtggcggcggcaaAGGCGTCTGGGGATTGCCCGGTTCGGAGGCTCTGGCTGAGGTCTATGAGGATGAGAATGATCCCAACTACGATAGTGAGTGCAACGATCGTAATGTGGAGCTGCGCGAGGTGATCACTGAGGTTACACCCGAGGAGTTCTTTAAGCTGGCGGAGCCCATTGTCTTGGAGTACTATGAGCACGGGGATCCGCACGAGGTGGCATTGAGCTTCGATGAGATACTTCAGGGTCCGATGCGCGAGCACATCACCAGCATTCTCGTAGAGATCGCCATGGATCACAAGGATTCTCAGCGTGAGATGACCTCGGTGCTGATCTCTGACCTGTATGGACGGGTTATTACCGGCAAGGATATTGAGAAGGGCTTTAACATGCTGTTGGCCAATCTACCGGATCTCGTCCTTGACACTCCAGAGGCGCCAATCATGCTCGGCAACTTTATGGCCCGCGCCGTGGCCGATGACTGCATTCCGCCCAAGTTTGTGGCCAAGTCGGTGGAGGAGCTCAAGCTCCTGGAACTTGGGGAGCATGCCGAACAGGCCCTCCGCCGTGCCGACTCGCTGATCTACAAGCAGGTGTGGGCCCATTTGGACAATGTCTGGGGCATGGGTGGGCCACTGCGTCCCGTGAAGACGATCACCAAGCAGATGGAGCTACTGCTTAAGGAGTACTTATCCTCGCGTGACGTGGCCGAGGCACAGCGCTGTCTGCGTGCCCTCGAGGTGCCGCACTATCATCATGAGCTCGTCTACGAGGCGATTGTCATGACACTGGAGTCACTTAGCCAGACCACCGAGGAGGCCATGTGCGAGCTGCTCAAGCAGCTAGATCTCACCTGCCTGGTGCTGCCCGCGGGCATGGAGCAGGTGGGTCATTATACCTGATAAACagattattttgtatattagAAGTCAATGTATTGCTTTTGCGATTGGacttgtaattaaaattgcgATAGATCGGATTGATAACCGAATTCATTCTACTATAATTTATTGTCTCTAATCCATTAGGGTTTCTTGCGCGCCTTCGAAGACATGGCGGACATCGTTCTGGATGTGCCCCTGGCCTATATAATACTCGATCGTTTCGTTGAACGCTGCAATCGCGCCGGATTCCTTACCGACAAGATTATAAACAATGTGCCATCGCGGTAAGTTTTGCGTTTAGTCCTTAAGAACATGGAAAACATATTTCTTGGGAGCAATTTTACTAGGATTTCACTTATCTATAGGCTTGCATTTCTCATAATAGGTTAGTGTTTGTTCGATTTAATCATATGATAGGAAATCGGAATATGGATTAAGTGAAAATATCAGTTGTTACTTATCAACTGATACTGGAACGATGAGCCCACCTTTGTATATAAACACACAAATCTACTACCTGCAAGAAAGTATACTTAGTAATGAGAGCGAGACGTGTTTACGTAATCGTAGCAGCTATAAAGACAACACGCCCCCAAAGTAGTAGTACCCCCTATAAAGAAGGgtaatacatacatacattgttGTTTACAATCTTTAAACTTAATATACGCTCATACCCTCCCATATAAAGCGGGGTATATCGATCAGATCGTCGGCtatgtttataaatacatttgtatgtacatacatatataattaaaggAGTGGGCTAATTGTTGATAAAACCTTGGCCTTCGTTGCGATAGCAAAATTAACTAGTTCTCGATTTTATTATGATTGTGCTTGATTATTCTATTTTTGGCGAAGGGTAGACTTACATAGCTTGGATTTATGGAGGCCATTTGTTTGTTCTAATTTTTGCCTATGAGTGCAAACAGTACTAGACACATAAATATGCCATGACGAAGCAAATGTATTGTTAAATATTCacaaaatattaagaaatatttataattaggAGTGCcatctaaaataaatatttttgtaactaTTTTGACACcagttaaattattttttttatatgatGAAATTGAATAGCTATTATTTTAACCGCTGCTGTGCTTAAATGTGTATGTACGTggttgttttgtgtgttttttgccGGCTTCGACTTGTttattgttctcctatttTTTGATGTCTTcgtttttttgtgcttttggcTGAGTTTCTTATACATACATGTAGAAGTGTTTTGTTTGTGACCAGAGTGTTTGTctgtgtatgtacatatgtatatgtttgttTATGAAATTTCTATTGCGCAGTTTAGTTTCGCATTTTGGAATTAactttatgtacatatatacatacatacatatgacTCGTCATCCGTTGAGGCAGTCGCCGATTGCTTTTGGTTCtgttttttctgcatttttttttcttctatctttgtgttttgtattttcttaTTGTTTATGTTGTTGTGCCGGTTTATCAGGTGCCGGCtagttatatttatttttataccgAGTTCTTGCTTGCCTCTACTTCTTCTGCGATCagctttattatttttccactttctgtttcttttttatcATTGTGTTTTTGCTACGAGTTGATGGGGAAATAGTATCTGTATGACCGGTTATATATACGGATGTACAGATACCATCATAGGTCTTCAGTTTTCAATGGGTTATTTCCAATACTACGCTCTAAAGCTGCATTACATTTTAGGGATCCTGGGTTGTTTTTTTAGTATCATTAGTATTACTATTTTTTAGACTGACTTGGTATTATGCAGGTTACTATTATTATGTTATTTCAAGAATACAACGAgcttttattatataatttatttagtgcATAAGGCTTGCGAGGGTAATTAAAAATCCATATTCTTTCATCGTGTGCAGCGTGGGTTGGGTGGAATGAGGTGGGGTGGGGAGGGGTGAATGTGGCTGGATGTCTCTTATCGATTGGTTTTTTATCGCGGCAAACTTTGCATTGTtggattgttgttgttttgtgtggACTTTATTATGAattctgttgttgtttgttggtGCAACAACCTGCATGTGGCTCAAGATCGTCTTGGTGTGttgttgtttgtattttttgttttgtttttagtgtTTGTGCAGTGCCGCGGTGTTTGTGCGAAGGTAAACATGGCTGCTAAGTTGCTGTTATCGACCTGCTCTGCCACTCCCACTTTGGTTGTGCCCcgcttgctgttgctgtttctgttattattgttgttgttgttactgccACTACTATaactgcatttgcatttgcatttcgccTTGACAGCGGCTATTGCACTTTGCCACAGCGCGACAGCCGCAAACGCAacaactactacaacaacaactactacTAGAAAAGCAACAAACTGCAGCAGCCACAAAGGCAACAACGCCAACACCATTCATTTTTCACCCAACAACA
This region includes:
- the LOC120456870 gene encoding programmed cell death protein 4 encodes the protein MEVESNNKRATNGGRHSTPPAESDSKESSVERELNGEIQAVELNGSGGGGHSNGHIKKPLPIEDGRIKRKAKRLIQRQNSSGGSPNQTNGNGAAAAGGASAMPLAINGILPSPGGYVVPHRRWKNSRRSRNLNRGRGLPKKGGGGGKGVWGLPGSEALAEVYEDENDPNYDSECNDRNVELREVITEVTPEEFFKLAEPIVLEYYEHGDPHEVALSFDEILQGPMREHITSILVEIAMDHKDSQREMTSVLISDLYGRVITGKDIEKGFNMLLANLPDLVLDTPEAPIMLGNFMARAVADDCIPPKFVAKSVEELKLLELGEHAEQALRRADSLIYKQVWAHLDNVWGMGGPLRPVKTITKQMELLLKEYLSSRDVAEAQRCLRALEVPHYHHELVYEAIVMTLESLSQTTEEAMCELLKQLDLTCLVLPAGMEQGFLRAFEDMADIVLDVPLAYIILDRFVERCNRAGFLTDKIINNVPSRGRKRFVSEGDGGHVKPASLPMRD